One segment of Setaria viridis chromosome 4, Setaria_viridis_v4.0, whole genome shotgun sequence DNA contains the following:
- the LOC117853271 gene encoding epoxide hydrolase 1 yields MAYEIEHTHLPIRGLNLHVAQLGKDKLGTVVFLHGFPEIWYSWRHQMRAVAAAGYRAVAPDCRGYGLSDQPPEHEEASWDDLAADVLAILDALHVPKAFLVGSDFGAAPAYEFALRHPGRTRGVVSLGIPFSPGPISFDTMPEGFYIKRWREPGRAEADFGRYDVRRVVRTIYVLFARAEIPVAKEGQEIMDLADLSTPLPEWFTEEDLDAYAELYEKSGFRYPLKMPYRAIHKIPNRMDAKFQVPVLMVMGEKDYCPKFPEFEAAMKSGMMEKFAPDLRITYIPEGSHFVQEQLPEQVNELLHGFFKDHPAAA; encoded by the exons ATGGCGTATGAGATCGAGCACACCCACCTCCCCATCCGCGGGCTTAACCTCCACGTCGCCCAACTAGGCAAAG ACAAGCTGGGGACGGTGGTGTTCCTGCACGGCTTCCCGGAGATATGGTACTCCTGGCGCCACCAGATgcgcgccgtggccgccgccgggtaCCGCGCCGTCGCGCCGGACTGCCGCGGGTACGGGCTCTCGGACCAGCCACCGGAGCACGAGGAGGCCTCCTGggacgacctcgccgccgacgtgCTCGCCATCCTCGACGCCCTCCACGTCCCAAAG GCGTTCTTGGTGGGCAGCGATttcggcgcggcgccggcgtacGAGTTCGCGCTGCGGCACCCTGGCCGCACCCGTGGCGTCGTGTCCCTGGGCATCCCCTTCAGCCCCGGCCCCATTTCCTTCGACACCATGCCCGAAGGCTTCTACATCAAGCGCTGGCGC GAGCCTGGCAGGGCGGAGGCCGACTTTGGCCGGTACGACGTGCGGCGCGTGGTGCGCACCATCTACGtgctcttcgcccgcgccgaAATCCCGGTGGCCAAGGAAGGGCAGGAGATCATGGACCTCGCCGACCTCTCCACGCCCCTCCCGGAGTGGTTCACCGAGGAGGACCTCGACGCCTACGCCGAGCTCTACGAGAAATCCGGCTTCCGCTACCCTCTGAAGATGCCATACAG GGCTATCCACAAGATACCGAACAGGATGGACGCCAAGTTCCAGGTCCCGGTGCTCATGGTGATGGGGGAGAAGGACTACTGCCCCAAGTTCCCGGAGTTCGAGGCTGCGATGAAGAGCGGCATGATGGAGAAGTTCGCGCCGGACCTGAGGATCACCTACATCCCGGAGGGGAGCCACTTCGTGCAGGAGCAGCTCCCGGAGCAGGTCAACGAGCTTCTGCACGGCTTCTTCAAGGACCACCCTGCCGCAGCGTGA
- the LOC117851528 gene encoding uncharacterized protein gives MAGAVPGIVVLALGAGALGGPDALRLLVTLAGRSPVVDIGICVFVIGMFAAQLLGILLLARYVRKPPPPAGGAGAGRGAPGAAPAADPLACITLLLSLAAASLVTASLVVGPGGPGSVRPLVDLAAKYCYPIVIAAGAALLYGTRLLRVFREPRNARVRAAPAERAATTRHAARCISLPLVVAAVCALLVAIPFGEGGGLGTLRLSPGHTNTPVAVAVGATLLVLVRFYLRARNAAPAVGGDAAPAPSAR, from the coding sequence ATGGCCGGCGCTGTTCCGGGGATCGTCGTCCTGGCTCTCGGCGCCGGGGCGTTGGGCGGGCCGGACGCGCTCCGGCTCCTGGTCACGCTCGCCGGGCGCAGCCCCGTAGTCGACATCGGCATCTGCGTCTTCGTCATCGGCATGTTCGCCGCCCAGCTTCTCGGCATCCTGCTGCTGGCGCGCTACGtccgcaagccgccgccgcccgcaggaggagccggcgcggggcgtggCGCAccgggcgccgcgccggccgcggatCCCCTCGCCTGCATCACCCTGCTGCTGTCCCTCGCCGCGGCGTCCCTCGTCACCGCGAGCCTCGTCGTCGGTCCCGGCGGCCCGGGCTCGGTCCGCCCACTCGTCGACCTCGCCGCCAAGTACTGCTACCCCATCGTcatcgccgccggtgccgcgctCCTCTACGGCACGCGTCTGCTCCGCGTCTTCCGGGAGCCGCGGAATGCTCGcgtccgcgccgcccctgcggAACGCGCCGCGACGACGCGCCACGCGGCGCGCTGCATCAGCCTGCCCctggtcgtcgccgccgtctgcgCCCTCCTCGTCGCCATCCCTTTCGGTGAGGGCGGTGGCCTCGGCACGCTCCGCCTCTCTCCCGGCCACACCAAcacgcccgtcgccgtcgcggtcgGCGCCACGCTTCTAGTTCTCGTCCGCTTCTACCTCAGGGCGCGTAATGCGGCCCctgccgtcggcggcgacgctgcCCCTGCGCCCTCAGCACGCTGA